In Streptomyces hawaiiensis, one genomic interval encodes:
- a CDS encoding glutamate synthase subunit beta → MADPKGFLNHGRELAKSRPVEERVRDWNEVYVPGSLLPIISKQASRCMDCGIPFCHNGCPLGNLIPEWNDYAYREDWAAAQERLHATNNFPEFTGRLCPAPCESACVLGINQPPVTIKNVEVSIIDKAWETGDVAPQIPERLSGKTVAVIGSGPAGLAAAQQLTRAGHTVAVYERADRIGGLLRYGIPEFKMEKRHINRRIEQMRAEGTRFRTGIEIGRDLKATDLKKRYDAVVLAVGATMARDLPVPGRELKGVYQAMEYLPLANKVQEGDFVAPPISAEGKHVVVIGGGDTGADCVGTANRQGAASVTQLEIMPRPSDERHPINQPWPTFPMLYKVTSAHEEGGERVYSVSTTHFEGDEDGNVQWLHLTEVEFIDGKLTQKPGTERKIPAQLVTLAMGFTGTDRENGLVEQFGLELDERGNIARDADFQTNVPGVFVAGDAGRGQSLIVWAIAEGRSAARGVDRALTGASELPAPIRPTDRALMV, encoded by the coding sequence ATGGCTGACCCGAAGGGCTTCCTGAACCACGGGCGTGAGCTCGCCAAGTCCCGCCCCGTCGAGGAGCGCGTCCGGGACTGGAACGAGGTCTACGTTCCCGGCTCGCTGCTGCCCATCATCAGCAAGCAGGCCAGCCGCTGCATGGACTGCGGCATCCCGTTCTGCCACAACGGCTGCCCACTGGGGAACCTGATCCCCGAGTGGAACGACTACGCCTACCGCGAGGACTGGGCGGCCGCGCAGGAGCGCCTGCACGCCACCAACAACTTCCCGGAGTTCACCGGCCGCCTGTGCCCGGCTCCGTGCGAGTCGGCGTGTGTCCTCGGCATCAACCAGCCGCCGGTCACCATCAAGAACGTCGAGGTCTCGATCATCGACAAGGCGTGGGAGACCGGGGACGTCGCCCCGCAGATCCCGGAGCGCCTGTCCGGCAAGACCGTCGCGGTCATCGGCTCGGGCCCGGCGGGTCTCGCCGCCGCCCAGCAGCTGACCCGTGCCGGCCACACCGTCGCCGTCTACGAGCGCGCGGACCGCATCGGAGGCCTCCTCCGCTACGGCATCCCCGAGTTCAAGATGGAGAAGCGGCACATCAACCGCCGTATCGAGCAGATGCGCGCGGAGGGCACCCGCTTCCGCACGGGCATCGAGATCGGCCGCGACCTGAAGGCCACGGACCTGAAGAAGCGCTACGACGCGGTCGTCCTGGCCGTCGGCGCGACCATGGCCCGTGACCTGCCGGTGCCGGGCCGTGAGCTCAAGGGCGTCTACCAGGCCATGGAGTACCTGCCGCTGGCCAACAAGGTCCAGGAGGGCGACTTCGTGGCGCCCCCGATCTCGGCCGAGGGCAAGCACGTCGTGGTCATCGGCGGCGGCGACACCGGCGCGGACTGCGTGGGCACCGCCAACCGCCAGGGCGCGGCCTCCGTCACGCAGTTGGAGATCATGCCCCGCCCGAGCGACGAGCGGCACCCGATCAACCAGCCCTGGCCGACCTTCCCCATGCTGTACAAGGTCACCTCGGCCCACGAGGAGGGCGGCGAGCGGGTCTACTCGGTCTCGACGACCCACTTCGAGGGCGACGAGGACGGCAACGTCCAGTGGCTGCACCTCACCGAGGTGGAGTTCATCGACGGCAAGCTGACCCAGAAGCCGGGCACCGAGCGCAAGATCCCCGCCCAGCTGGTCACCCTCGCCATGGGCTTCACCGGCACCGACCGCGAGAACGGCCTGGTCGAGCAGTTCGGCCTGGAGCTCGACGAGCGCGGCAACATCGCCCGCGACGCCGACTTCCAGACCAACGTGCCGGGCGTGTTCGTCGCCGGTGACGCCGGCCGCGGCCAGTCGCTCATCGTCTGGGCGATCGCGGAGGGCCGCTCGGCGGCACGCGGGGTGGACCGCGCCCTCACGGGTGCGAGCGAGCTGCCGGCGCCGATCCGCCCGACGGACCGCGCCCTGATGGTCTGA